A window from Betta splendens chromosome 1, fBetSpl5.4, whole genome shotgun sequence encodes these proteins:
- the LOC114861106 gene encoding protein FAM83H-like, whose product MESNLSCLSSLKGETEQIYIQPHYKESYRLAIYALLCGGREAYDAFLRAESISHFLSEEEVAFILENARSPDVEDESEQRRAAGCDAPPSTYLPMESDEEVPGLELGWPGVSGSHTDTSISLLFHPPRPNTPTIKEVVRKHIQHAEQLIAVTMDVFTDVDIFKEVVSATLRGVVVYILLDYSHFRSFYNMSQRVGVNIQDLKNMRVRTVEGLQYQCQSGLKFHGGLEQKFLLVDCSTVLYGSYSYTWAYEKLNVSMVLVVTGQLLWSYDEEFRRLYARSTEPAVLSRERPSVQHRNAVGMQRTSSSRLSLHQFHTQPSAMHGMRTAQDNAATMSRGLSVQEKLHQSHSPDMGSLLRGYSYGADLQNTNSMTRLKMGTKDIGRSVSKMRGDGDLLATKRLPQQIRHLKRYGADQNMIPFNSEMSLHRWKIDSYLNGSDMPVDASYDRISPMTSPHNSHTGLNEYPSQVIHSRSREIKSRMEERRQKRLSLQEFVHLRRSQESLRSMYSTVERPVHMSSLRSLDMRQGVAEFEPNAHSHLNNDAATHQGPRRESNRREPAATHGHNPAFQYDANVAQDRNAREMCAWHDPPPDLDTGLDDPSLQSSYLQSSSLSLQHPRTMESLTEVPEEKESSNSHAKSLDSSADNVKSEKIHQHYQPVLHPCHKEQTKGPSVDGTKSSGSAAPRERKKSASSDTSQPAVQTKSSHPETQQEEPKIQRKNSMKKKVQSMFSSDEKKASKKEERSLQRKASIKSQSPSGSNQNQDSVNGLHNHSTEAEKQKSTFSRLGSYRSSKKKATLAAEQEHSSRSSPDGGLMVSQAAIDKAYSRYEFLLGSDRSSSLKRSDSGYQNQSGTDKKLGRFMQRMGNLMSKNKQS is encoded by the exons ATGGAGTCCAATCTGTCGTGTTTGTCTTCGCTGAAAGGCGAAACCGAGCAGATTTATATCCAGCCGCACTATAAAGAGTCGTACCGCCTGGCGATCTATGCCCTGCTGTGTGGAGGCAGGGAGGCCTACGACGCCTTCCTCCGCGCAGAGAGCAtcagccacttcctgtcagaggaggaggtcgCCTTCATCTTGGAGAACGCTCGGTCACCAGATGTGGAGGATGAGTCAGAGCAGAGACGAGCTGCCGGCTGCGacgcccccccctccacctacCTCCCCATGGAGTCGGACGAGGAGGTGCCGGGCCTGGAGCTGGGCTGGCCGGGGGTCAGCGGCAGCCACACGGACACCAGCATCAGCCTGCTGTTCCACCCCCCCAGACCCAACACCCCCACCATCAAAGAGGTGGTCCGCAAACACATCCAGCACGCCGAGCAG CTAATTGCTGTAACGATGGACGTCTTCACGGACGTGGACATCTTCAAGGAGGTGGTCAGTGCGACGCTCAGAGGTGTGGTGGTCTACATCCTCCTGGATTATTCCCACTTCAGGAGCTTCTACAACATGTCCCAGAGGGTGGGAGTGAACATCCAGGACCTCAAG AACATGCGTGTCCGGACCGTTGAGGGTCTGCAGTATCAGTGTCAGTCTGGGCTGAAGTTCCATGGAGGGTTGGAACAGAAGTTTCTGCTGGTGGACTGCAGCACCGTCTTGTATGGGTCGTACAG CTATACGTGGGCGTACGAGAAGCTCAACGTGAGCATGGTCTTGGTGGTCACCGGTCAGCTGCTTTGGTCCTATGACGAGGAGTTTCGGAGGCTGTACGCACGCTCCACGGAGCCTGCGGTTCTGTCCAGGGAGCGGCCGTCTGTCCAGCACAGAAACGCCGTGGGGATGCAGAGGACCAGCTCCAGTCGTCTCTCTCTTCATCAGTTTCATACGCAGCCAAGCGCGATGCACGGCATGAGAACAGCTCAGGATAACGCTGCCACCATGAGCAGAGGGCTGAGCGTGCAGGAAAAGCTGCATCAGTCCCACAGTCCTGACATGGGGAGTCTGCTCAGGGGCTACAGTTATGGTGCAGACCTGCAGAACACAAACTCCATGACCCGGCTGAAGATGGGGACCAAGGACATTGGACGGAGTGTATCTAAGATGAGAGGTGATGGGGATCTGCTAGCAACCAAGAGACTCCCGCAACAAATCCGGCATTTAAAACGATACGGCGCAGATCAAAACATGATACCATTTAACTCTGAAATGTCACTGCACAGGTGGAAGATTGACTCCTACCTTAATGGAAGCGATATGCCTGTGGACGCATCATACGACAGAATATCCCCTATGACATCACCACATAACAGTCACACAGGCCTCAACGAGTATCCGTCACAGGTGATTCACAGCAGGTCCAGGGAAATTAAATCCAGGATGGAAGAAAGGCGGCAGAAGAGGCTCAGTCTGCAGGAGTTTGTCCATCTCAGAAGGAGCCAAGAGTCCCTGAGGTCCATGTATTCCACGGTGGAGAGACCTGTTCACATGTCGTCACTGAGAAGTCTGGACATGAGGCAGGGTGTGGCAGAGTTCGAGCCAAATGCACACAGTCATTTGAACAATGACGCAGCCACTCATCAAGGGCCACGTAGGGAAAGCAACAGGCGAGAGCCAGCTGCCACTCATGGCCACAACCCGGCCTTTCAGTACGATGCCAACGTGGCTCAGGATCGAAATGCACGGGAGATGTGTGCCTGGCATGACCCCCCCCCTGATTTAGATACCGGACTGGATGATCCGTCACTCCAGTCTTCATATTTGCAGTCCAGCAGTCTCAGCCTCCAGCACCCAAGAACAATGGAGTCTTTGACTGAGGTCCCTGAAGAGAAGGAGAGTTCCAATTCTCACGCCAAGAGTTTGGACTCATCTGCCGACAATGTCAAAAGCGAGAAAATTCACCAACATTACCAACCTGTTCTACACCCGTGTCACAAGGAGCAGACTAAAGGTCCTTCAGTGGACGGGACCAAAAGCTCAGGCTCAGCAGCTCCAAGAGAACGAAAGAAATCAGCATCTAGTGACACTTCTCAGCCTGCAGTACAAACCAAGAGCAGTCACCCAGAAACGCAACAAGAGGAGCCGAAAATACAGAGAAAGAATTCCATGAAAAAGAAAGTACAGTCAATGTTTTCATCAGACGAGAAGAAAGCGTCCAAAAAAGAGGAGCGCTCCCTTCAAAGAAAGGCCTCGATCAAATCACAGAGTCCCTCTGGGtcaaaccagaaccaggactcCGTGAATGGGCTGCACAACCACtccacagaggcagagaagcagaagTCCACGTTCTCAAGACTGGGTTCTTATCGTTCAAGCAAGAAGAAGGCAACCcttgcagcagagcaggagcacaGCTCCAGGAGCAGCCCGGACGGCGGCCTCATGGTCTCT